A single genomic interval of Bradyrhizobium japonicum USDA 6 harbors:
- a CDS encoding TRAP transporter substrate-binding protein: MKRREFLKVTGVGLAASTAVAAPAIAQSSPEVRWRLAASWPKALDTLYGGCEYFCKRVADATDNKFQIQPFASGEIVPGLQVLDAVSNGTVEMGNTALYYYWGKNPAFTFGTSLPFGLNTRAHISWLLFGGGTEMLNDLLKEYNALGIPTGSTGAQMGGWFRKEIKSMEDFKGLKFRVGGFAGTIIAKVGGVPQQIAGGDIYPALEKGTIDAAEWVGPYDDEKLGFVKVAKYYYYPGWWEGTGQGHNVINRDKWNALPKHYQSVIEMASRDTFTWVTGKYDYVNPPALKRLLVAGAILKPFPQEVLEACYNAANEIYADLSKTNPHFNKMYTSLSAFRNESLAWMQVAELSYDSFMMRMRTRT; encoded by the coding sequence ATGAAACGTCGTGAATTCCTGAAAGTGACAGGCGTTGGCCTGGCGGCAAGCACAGCGGTTGCTGCGCCGGCCATCGCGCAATCTTCGCCGGAAGTGAGATGGCGGCTCGCCGCGAGCTGGCCCAAGGCGCTCGATACGCTCTACGGCGGCTGCGAATATTTCTGCAAGCGCGTCGCTGACGCCACCGACAACAAATTCCAGATCCAGCCGTTCGCGTCCGGCGAGATCGTCCCGGGACTGCAGGTGCTCGACGCTGTCTCGAACGGCACGGTCGAGATGGGCAACACGGCGCTCTATTACTACTGGGGCAAGAACCCCGCGTTCACGTTCGGCACCTCGCTGCCGTTCGGACTGAACACGCGGGCGCATATTTCCTGGCTGCTGTTCGGCGGCGGTACCGAGATGCTGAACGACCTGCTGAAGGAATACAACGCGCTCGGCATTCCAACCGGTTCGACCGGCGCCCAGATGGGCGGCTGGTTCCGGAAGGAGATCAAGTCGATGGAGGATTTCAAGGGATTGAAATTCCGCGTCGGCGGCTTCGCCGGCACAATCATCGCCAAGGTCGGCGGCGTGCCGCAGCAGATCGCAGGCGGCGACATCTACCCGGCGCTGGAGAAAGGCACGATCGACGCTGCCGAATGGGTCGGGCCGTATGACGACGAGAAGCTCGGCTTCGTGAAGGTCGCAAAATACTATTACTATCCGGGCTGGTGGGAAGGCACCGGCCAAGGCCACAACGTCATAAATCGCGACAAATGGAACGCGCTGCCGAAGCACTATCAATCCGTGATCGAGATGGCGTCGCGCGACACCTTCACCTGGGTCACCGGCAAGTACGACTACGTCAACCCGCCGGCGCTGAAGCGTCTGCTGGTGGCCGGTGCGATCCTGAAGCCGTTCCCGCAGGAAGTGCTGGAGGCCTGCTACAACGCCGCCAACGAGATCTACGCCGATCTCAGCAAGACCAACCCGCACTTCAACAAGATGTACACGAGCCTGTCGGCGTTCAGGAACGAGTCGCTGGCGTGGATGCAGGTCGCCGAGCTCAGCTATGACAGCTTCATGATGCGGATGCGGACGCGGACGTGA
- a CDS encoding TRAP transporter substrate-binding protein, translated as MKRRDFLKVTGVGLAASTAVAAPAIAQSSPEVRWRYATSWPKALDTLYGGCEYFCKQVADITDNKFQIQPFAAGEIVPGLQVLDAVSNGTVEIGNTALYYYWGKNPAFTFATALPFGLNTRQQISWLLWGGGQDLVNDLLKEHNVYGIPTGSTGAQMGGWFRKEIKTLDDLKGLKMRIGGFAGTILAKLGCVPQQLAGGDIYPALEKGTIDAAEWVGPYDDEKLGFAKVAKYYYYPGWWEGTSQGHNIMNIEKWNALPKHYQAAIDAASRDTFTWITGKYDALNAPALKRLIVNGAILKGFPQEVLEACYNAANEIYADLSKTNPHFGKMHASMTAFKNDSLPWTQVAELSYDSFMARMRTKT; from the coding sequence ATGAAACGTCGTGATTTTCTGAAGGTGACAGGCGTCGGCCTGGCCGCGAGCACAGCAGTGGCTGCGCCCGCGATCGCGCAGTCGTCGCCCGAGGTCAGGTGGCGCTACGCCACGAGCTGGCCGAAAGCCCTCGATACGCTCTATGGCGGCTGCGAATATTTCTGCAAGCAGGTCGCCGACATTACCGACAACAAGTTCCAGATCCAGCCTTTTGCGGCGGGCGAGATCGTCCCGGGCCTTCAGGTGCTCGACGCCGTGTCGAACGGCACGGTCGAGATCGGCAATACCGCGCTTTATTACTATTGGGGCAAGAACCCCGCATTCACGTTCGCAACCGCCCTTCCGTTCGGATTGAACACGCGCCAGCAGATTTCCTGGCTGTTGTGGGGCGGCGGACAGGATCTCGTCAATGATCTCCTGAAGGAGCACAACGTCTACGGCATCCCGACCGGATCGACCGGCGCGCAGATGGGCGGCTGGTTCAGGAAGGAGATCAAGACGCTCGACGACCTCAAGGGCCTGAAGATGCGCATCGGCGGCTTCGCCGGCACGATCCTCGCCAAGCTCGGCTGCGTACCGCAGCAGCTCGCCGGCGGCGACATCTATCCGGCGCTGGAGAAGGGCACCATCGACGCGGCCGAGTGGGTCGGTCCCTATGACGACGAGAAGCTCGGCTTCGCCAAGGTCGCGAAGTACTACTACTATCCCGGCTGGTGGGAAGGCACGAGCCAGGGCCACAACATCATGAACATCGAGAAGTGGAACGCGCTGCCCAAGCACTACCAGGCAGCGATCGACGCGGCGTCACGCGACACTTTCACCTGGATCACCGGCAAGTACGATGCGCTGAATGCTCCGGCGCTGAAGCGGCTGATCGTGAACGGTGCGATCCTCAAGGGCTTCCCGCAGGAGGTGCTCGAGGCCTGCTACAACGCCGCCAACGAGATCTATGCGGACTTGTCCAAGACCAATCCACATTTCGGCAAGATGCATGCGAGCATGACGGCGTTCAAGAATGACTCGTTGCCTTGGACGCAGGTGGCCGAGCTGAGCTACGACAGCTTCATGGCGCGGATGCGGACCAAGACGTGA
- a CDS encoding NAD-dependent epimerase/dehydratase family protein produces MTGKKVAVAGATGLVGNAVLRHFGTAEPCEVVALSRRKPRNLYGARHVPVDLTSEADCRRAAAELNGATHLIYAALYEAPQLVDGWRDPQQIRTNDLMLRNLMGALEPVAPELRHVALLQGTKAYGVHVRPLTVPAREGRSEMYEQPNFYWAQENFLRELQKGKAWHWSILRPVLIVGLAMGGAMDLIPPLGVYAAMLREQGRPLDFPGGAARVAQAVDVDLLARAIAWSGEAKAAQNEAFNVTNGDVFTWENIWPAVADALEMKPGKPVPLSLAKEFPNWVSSWDALRRKHDLVSPDLADFVGLSFQYADYSMRYGQTESGPPSIVSTVKINRAGFTEMMDTEDMFRKWFKQAKESRLLP; encoded by the coding sequence ATGACGGGCAAGAAGGTCGCGGTCGCCGGGGCGACCGGCCTCGTCGGTAATGCGGTGTTGCGACACTTCGGCACAGCCGAGCCTTGCGAGGTCGTCGCGCTGTCCCGCCGCAAGCCGCGCAACCTCTACGGCGCCCGGCACGTACCCGTCGACCTCACCAGCGAAGCGGATTGCCGCCGAGCCGCGGCCGAGCTCAACGGCGCCACGCACCTGATCTACGCCGCGCTCTACGAGGCGCCGCAGCTCGTCGACGGTTGGCGCGATCCGCAGCAGATCAGGACCAACGATCTGATGCTGCGCAATCTGATGGGCGCGCTCGAGCCGGTCGCGCCTGAACTCAGGCATGTCGCCCTGTTGCAGGGCACCAAGGCTTACGGCGTCCATGTTCGACCTTTGACCGTGCCGGCGCGCGAAGGCCGCTCCGAGATGTATGAGCAGCCCAATTTCTATTGGGCGCAGGAAAATTTCCTGCGCGAGCTCCAGAAGGGCAAAGCCTGGCACTGGAGCATTTTGCGCCCGGTCCTGATCGTCGGCCTCGCCATGGGGGGCGCCATGGATCTGATCCCACCGCTCGGCGTCTATGCCGCGATGCTGCGCGAGCAGGGCAGGCCGCTCGACTTTCCCGGTGGCGCCGCGCGGGTGGCGCAGGCCGTCGACGTCGATCTCCTCGCGCGCGCGATCGCCTGGTCGGGCGAGGCCAAGGCGGCACAGAACGAAGCCTTCAACGTCACCAATGGCGATGTCTTCACCTGGGAAAACATCTGGCCCGCGGTGGCCGACGCGCTGGAGATGAAGCCCGGCAAGCCGGTCCCGCTATCGCTGGCCAAGGAGTTTCCAAATTGGGTCTCTTCTTGGGACGCGTTGCGACGCAAGCATGACCTCGTGTCGCCGGACCTCGCCGACTTCGTCGGCCTGTCGTTCCAGTACGCCGACTACAGCATGCGCTATGGCCAGACCGAGTCCGGTCCGCCCTCGATCGTCTCGACGGTCAAGATCAACCGCGCAGGGTTCACCGAGATGATGGACACGGAGGACATGTTCCGGAAGTGGTTCAAGCAAGCCAAAGAGAGCCGGCTGCTTCCATAG
- a CDS encoding NAD(P)H-dependent oxidoreductase produces the protein MNLFRLLQARASAGKPVRVALIGAGKFGSMFLAQVPHTPGLEVPIIVDIDRDRAREACRTVGWSAERIAATVFTDDGARAIAGGAMDVVVEATGNPAVGIRHARAAIAAGKHIVMVNVEADVLAGPLLAEEARKAGVVYSLAYGDQPALTAEMVDWARATGFRVVAAGKGTKYLPAYHDVTPDGVWQHYGLTAGEAQSAGMNPQMFNSFLDGTKSAIEMAAIANACGLDVPASGLLFPPCGVDDLPHVMRPSDKGGVLERSGVVEVVSSLERDGRPVFRDLRWGVYVVLEAPNDYAADCFRQYGLKTDGSGRFAAMYKPYHLIGLELNISILSAALRGEPTGQPYGFRGDVAAVAKRNLRAGEMLDGEGGYTVWGKLVPAAASLKAGALPIGLAHRLKLKHDVAHGEIVRWNDVEFDANNDTIGTRKAMETAFAK, from the coding sequence ATGAACCTCTTCCGCCTCCTCCAGGCTCGCGCGTCCGCCGGCAAGCCTGTCCGTGTCGCGCTGATCGGCGCCGGCAAGTTCGGCTCGATGTTTCTGGCGCAGGTGCCGCACACGCCGGGGCTGGAGGTGCCCATCATCGTCGATATCGATCGCGACCGTGCCCGTGAGGCGTGCCGCACCGTGGGCTGGAGCGCCGAGCGGATCGCGGCCACCGTCTTCACCGATGATGGCGCGCGCGCCATTGCCGGCGGCGCGATGGATGTCGTCGTTGAAGCGACCGGCAATCCCGCCGTCGGCATCAGGCACGCGCGCGCGGCGATCGCGGCGGGCAAGCATATCGTGATGGTCAATGTCGAGGCCGACGTGCTGGCGGGCCCGCTGCTCGCCGAGGAAGCGCGCAAGGCGGGCGTGGTCTATTCGCTCGCCTATGGCGACCAACCGGCGCTGACAGCCGAGATGGTCGACTGGGCACGCGCCACCGGTTTTCGCGTGGTCGCAGCCGGCAAAGGGACAAAGTATCTGCCGGCCTATCACGACGTGACGCCTGACGGCGTCTGGCAGCACTATGGTCTCACCGCGGGCGAAGCGCAGTCGGCCGGCATGAACCCGCAGATGTTCAACTCCTTCCTCGACGGCACCAAATCGGCGATCGAGATGGCCGCCATCGCCAATGCCTGCGGGCTCGACGTGCCCGCGAGCGGCTTGCTGTTTCCACCCTGTGGCGTCGACGACTTGCCGCATGTCATGCGCCCCAGCGACAAGGGCGGCGTGCTGGAGCGGTCGGGCGTAGTGGAGGTGGTGTCGTCACTCGAGCGCGACGGCCGGCCGGTGTTTCGCGATCTGCGCTGGGGCGTCTATGTCGTGCTGGAGGCGCCGAACGATTATGCCGCCGATTGCTTCAGGCAATACGGCCTGAAGACCGACGGCAGCGGACGCTTCGCGGCGATGTACAAGCCGTACCATCTGATCGGGCTCGAGCTGAACATCTCGATCCTGTCGGCGGCGCTGCGAGGCGAGCCGACCGGCCAACCCTACGGCTTCCGCGGCGACGTCGCCGCCGTGGCCAAGCGGAACTTGCGCGCCGGAGAGATGCTGGACGGCGAAGGCGGCTACACCGTGTGGGGCAAGCTGGTGCCGGCGGCCGCGAGCCTGAAGGCAGGCGCCCTGCCGATCGGTCTCGCACATCGCCTGAAGCTGAAGCACGACGTCGCCCATGGCGAGATCGTGCGCTGGAACGATGTCGAATTCGACGCCAACAACGACACGATCGGGACAAGAAAGGCGATGGAGACGGCGTTCGCGAAATAA
- a CDS encoding phytanoyl-CoA dioxygenase family protein, protein MKLSEAQLEFFHREGWLFLPELFSQEEVDLLAREAVGIYDANRPEVWREKSGAPRTAFAAHLYNEAFGILGAHPRMIEPVEQLFGEPVYMHQFKINAKSAFTGDVWQWHQDYGTWKRDDGMPEPRAMNIAIFLDEVMPINGPLMLVPQSQNAGDLQASHDLATTSYPLWTLDEETVTRLVKQGGIVAPTGKPGGMLMFHGNLVHGSSGNITPYPRKIVYLTLNAVSNYIRTPTRPEYIAHRDFAPIKTVDDDALVRLARAPRQAAE, encoded by the coding sequence ATGAAACTGTCCGAGGCACAATTGGAGTTCTTCCATCGCGAGGGCTGGCTGTTCCTCCCCGAATTGTTCAGCCAGGAGGAGGTCGACTTGCTCGCGCGCGAGGCTGTCGGCATCTATGACGCCAACCGGCCCGAGGTCTGGCGCGAGAAGAGCGGCGCGCCGCGCACGGCCTTTGCCGCGCATCTCTACAACGAGGCCTTCGGCATTCTGGGCGCGCATCCGCGCATGATCGAGCCGGTCGAGCAATTGTTCGGCGAGCCGGTCTACATGCACCAGTTCAAGATCAACGCGAAATCGGCCTTCACCGGCGACGTCTGGCAGTGGCACCAGGATTACGGCACCTGGAAGCGCGACGACGGCATGCCGGAGCCGCGCGCAATGAACATCGCGATCTTCCTCGACGAGGTGATGCCGATCAACGGCCCCCTGATGCTGGTGCCGCAGAGCCAGAATGCCGGCGATCTCCAGGCGTCCCATGACCTTGCGACGACCTCCTATCCACTGTGGACGCTGGACGAAGAGACCGTGACGCGGCTGGTCAAGCAGGGCGGCATCGTGGCGCCGACCGGCAAACCGGGCGGCATGCTGATGTTCCACGGCAATCTCGTGCATGGCTCTAGCGGCAACATCACGCCCTACCCGCGCAAGATCGTGTACCTGACGCTGAACGCGGTCTCGAACTACATCCGCACGCCGACAAGGCCCGAGTACATCGCGCACCGCGATTTTGCGCCGATCAAGACGGTGGACGATGATGCCCTGGTGCGGCTGGCACGGGCACCGCGACAGGCGGCGGAGTAA
- a CDS encoding GntR family transcriptional regulator, which produces MIPLDPLPNLIDQVYARILEAISDRTLQPGQRIRQNELADKLGVSRQPVSHALHLLHRQGLVAESGRRGFEVTQLDPSRIRQLYEVRGAIDALAARLAAQRAASDAAGRARLDAALAAGRRIDRKTSLAELIVLDVDFHRAIYQLAGNPVIEETIAPQWPHMRRSMATVLSELDYRGSAWAEHADIAKHILAGDAKAAERAALAHAQTAGRMTEERLKATDEAAA; this is translated from the coding sequence GTGATTCCTCTCGACCCGCTCCCGAACCTGATCGACCAGGTCTATGCGCGGATCCTGGAGGCGATCTCCGACCGCACGCTTCAGCCCGGTCAGCGCATCCGGCAGAACGAACTCGCCGACAAGCTCGGCGTGTCGCGCCAGCCGGTGTCGCATGCGCTGCATTTGTTGCACCGGCAGGGGCTCGTCGCCGAGAGCGGCCGGCGCGGCTTTGAAGTCACCCAGCTCGACCCCTCGCGCATCCGCCAGCTTTACGAGGTGCGCGGCGCCATCGATGCGCTGGCCGCCCGGCTCGCCGCTCAGCGCGCCGCAAGTGACGCGGCGGGACGCGCGCGGCTGGACGCGGCCCTCGCCGCCGGACGCCGCATCGACCGCAAGACTTCGCTCGCCGAGCTGATCGTGCTCGACGTCGATTTTCACCGCGCGATCTATCAGCTCGCGGGCAATCCCGTGATCGAGGAGACGATCGCGCCGCAATGGCCGCATATGCGCCGCTCGATGGCGACGGTGCTCTCCGAGCTCGATTATCGCGGCAGCGCGTGGGCCGAGCATGCCGACATCGCAAAACACATCCTCGCAGGTGACGCGAAAGCTGCCGAGCGCGCGGCGCTGGCCCATGCGCAGACGGCGGGACGGATGACTGAGGAGAGATTGAAGGCGACGGACGAGGCGGCGGCGTAG
- a CDS encoding M20/M25/M40 family metallo-hydrolase has translation MTARFIPLLALSLLGLAAGSTIALAAAGEKLKAAAEQEKAPLIETLHDMVMIESGSDDAEGLKKMADFTEARLKALGATIERRKTTAGTGADMVIATFQSTGSRKLMLIAHMDTVYQRGILGSEPYRVDGNRIYGPGIADDKGGIAVVLHALKILKDAGWQDYARLTVSFNPDEEVGSIGSGEIIAELADQHDVVLSCEPTVAAPIAKNDGLLLGASGTATAKMEVKGRASHAGAAPDLGRNALIELAHQLQQTKDVAKSIPGTQLNWTTAQAGTVRNQIPERAEAGADIRLTIPDGIAKLQAALDAKVKDKFVPDTETTVTITAGRPPFVASDRGRALAQEGQAIYAEIDRKLDIAEMTGGATDAGYANRSGKAVVVESFGLAGFGYHARDEFIDTNSIVPRLYLMSRILIEQGKKK, from the coding sequence ATGACAGCCCGCTTCATTCCCCTGCTCGCCTTGTCCCTGCTCGGCCTCGCCGCCGGCAGCACGATCGCGCTTGCGGCCGCCGGCGAGAAGCTCAAGGCCGCGGCCGAGCAGGAGAAGGCGCCGCTGATCGAGACCCTGCACGACATGGTGATGATCGAGAGCGGCAGCGACGATGCCGAGGGCCTGAAGAAGATGGCCGACTTCACCGAAGCGCGCCTGAAGGCGCTGGGCGCCACCATCGAGCGGCGCAAGACCACCGCGGGTACGGGCGCCGACATGGTGATCGCCACCTTCCAGAGCACCGGGTCGCGAAAGCTGATGCTGATCGCGCATATGGACACGGTCTATCAGCGCGGCATTCTCGGAAGCGAGCCCTACCGTGTCGACGGCAACCGCATCTACGGCCCCGGCATCGCCGACGACAAGGGCGGCATCGCCGTGGTCCTGCATGCGCTCAAGATCCTGAAGGACGCCGGCTGGCAGGATTATGCCAGGCTCACCGTGTCCTTCAATCCGGATGAAGAGGTCGGCTCGATCGGGTCGGGCGAGATCATCGCCGAGCTCGCCGACCAGCACGACGTCGTGCTCTCCTGCGAACCGACGGTGGCTGCGCCGATCGCCAAGAATGACGGGCTGCTGCTGGGCGCGAGCGGCACTGCCACGGCGAAGATGGAGGTGAAGGGCCGCGCCTCGCATGCCGGCGCCGCGCCCGATCTCGGCCGCAACGCGCTGATCGAGCTCGCGCACCAATTGCAGCAGACGAAGGACGTCGCCAAGTCGATCCCGGGCACGCAGCTCAACTGGACCACGGCGCAGGCCGGCACGGTGCGCAACCAGATTCCGGAAAGGGCCGAGGCCGGCGCCGACATCCGCCTCACCATCCCCGATGGCATCGCCAAATTGCAGGCGGCGCTCGACGCGAAGGTGAAGGACAAGTTCGTGCCCGACACCGAAACCACGGTGACGATCACGGCGGGCCGCCCGCCCTTCGTCGCCAGCGATCGCGGCCGCGCGCTCGCGCAGGAGGGGCAGGCGATCTATGCCGAGATCGACCGCAAGCTCGACATCGCCGAGATGACCGGCGGCGCCACCGATGCCGGCTATGCCAACCGCAGCGGCAAGGCGGTCGTGGTCGAGAGCTTTGGCCTCGCCGGCTTCGGCTATCACGCCCGCGACGAATTCATCGACACCAACTCGATCGTGCCGCGGCTCTATTTGATGAGCCGGATATTGATCGAGCAGGGCAAGAAGAAATAA
- a CDS encoding sigma-70 family RNA polymerase sigma factor, with protein MSEENFLSHQFEASRDHLRAVAYRMLGSSAEVDDAVQEAWLRVSRYDTSDVANLRGWLTTVVARICLDMLRARKSRREDPMGPHVPEPVDETREREAEMADSVGAALLVVLETLQPAERLAFVLHDMFAVPFEEIAPIVGRSVDASRQLASRARRRVQGAPVPETDVSHQRAIVDAFLKASREGNFEGLLALLDPDVVFRADQAAVRLGTLPEIRGADAVAQLYKGRAQAARTALVDGEIGVAVILGGHLRIALRVTFNGDRIAGIEALADADRIATMEVEVLER; from the coding sequence ATGAGCGAAGAAAATTTTCTCAGCCACCAGTTCGAGGCCAGCAGGGACCATCTGCGCGCGGTCGCCTACCGGATGCTGGGCTCCAGCGCCGAGGTCGACGATGCCGTGCAGGAGGCCTGGCTGCGGGTCAGCCGCTACGACACGTCCGATGTCGCGAACCTGCGCGGCTGGCTGACCACCGTGGTCGCGCGCATCTGCCTCGACATGCTACGCGCGCGCAAATCGCGCCGCGAGGACCCGATGGGCCCGCATGTGCCCGAACCGGTCGACGAGACGCGGGAGCGCGAGGCGGAGATGGCCGATTCCGTCGGCGCGGCCCTCCTCGTCGTGCTCGAGACATTGCAGCCGGCGGAGCGGCTGGCCTTCGTGCTGCACGACATGTTCGCAGTCCCGTTCGAGGAGATCGCGCCGATCGTGGGACGCTCGGTCGACGCCTCGCGGCAGCTGGCCAGCCGTGCGCGGCGGCGCGTCCAGGGTGCGCCGGTCCCCGAGACGGACGTCTCGCACCAGCGCGCGATCGTCGATGCCTTCCTCAAAGCTTCGCGCGAGGGCAATTTCGAGGGCCTGCTGGCCCTGCTCGATCCCGACGTCGTGTTCCGAGCCGACCAGGCTGCGGTGCGGCTCGGCACGCTGCCGGAGATCCGCGGCGCGGATGCGGTCGCACAGCTCTACAAGGGTCGTGCGCAGGCGGCACGGACGGCGCTGGTCGATGGCGAGATCGGCGTCGCCGTCATTCTCGGCGGACATCTGCGCATCGCGCTGCGCGTGACGTTCAACGGCGACCGCATTGCCGGGATCGAGGCGCTCGCCGATGCTGACCGGATCGCGACGATGGAGGTCGAGGTGCTGGAGCGCTAG
- a CDS encoding carboxymuconolactone decarboxylase family protein, whose product MHARMNHPVMVLPEAMNVLQSLGNLTKQGLPEKLLELVHLRASQINGCSVCVDMHPKIARRAGETDERLFAVSAWRDAPYFSDAERAALALTEAVTRLADREDPVSDAIWNEAAKHFDERELATLILSIATINVWNRLNATIKMPVGVWKV is encoded by the coding sequence ATGCACGCCCGCATGAACCACCCCGTCATGGTCCTTCCCGAGGCCATGAATGTCCTTCAGTCCCTCGGCAATTTGACCAAGCAGGGTCTGCCGGAAAAGCTCCTGGAACTGGTGCACCTGCGCGCCAGCCAGATCAATGGCTGCAGCGTCTGCGTCGACATGCATCCGAAGATCGCCCGCCGGGCTGGCGAGACCGACGAGCGCCTGTTTGCCGTGTCGGCCTGGCGCGATGCGCCCTATTTCAGCGACGCCGAACGCGCCGCGCTGGCGCTGACCGAGGCCGTCACGCGCCTTGCCGATCGCGAGGACCCGGTGTCCGATGCGATCTGGAACGAGGCCGCCAAGCATTTTGACGAACGCGAGCTCGCAACCCTGATCCTCTCGATCGCGACCATCAACGTCTGGAACCGGCTGAACGCCACGATCAAGATGCCGGTCGGTGTTTGGAAGGTGTGA
- a CDS encoding alpha/beta fold hydrolase, whose product MQSFRVNGYDMAYLEVGEGPPLVCVHGTLGDFRTWYSVLGPLSKSHRVISVSLRHFFPEHWDAVGDDYKMAQHVADTIAFIEQVKPGPVDLMGHSRGGHIAFRVAQARPDLLRKLVLAEPGGDLDASLPVPDGTPAHPPLAAKTIRSVEMIRAGDLDGALQNFYEGIEGDGSWRRVPAAAKQQLRDNTLTFLGQINEQRRPYTLADAQAIRTPTLLIGGGATTGSLSVMWRVLAAHIAGSKTAVIENAGHWMFEQAPLEFGEVVNRFLAE is encoded by the coding sequence ATGCAGAGCTTTCGCGTCAACGGTTACGACATGGCCTATCTCGAAGTCGGCGAGGGCCCGCCGCTGGTCTGCGTGCATGGCACGTTAGGTGATTTCCGCACCTGGTATTCAGTGCTCGGCCCGCTTTCGAAGTCCCATCGCGTGATCTCGGTCAGCCTGCGGCACTTCTTTCCCGAGCATTGGGACGCCGTCGGCGACGACTACAAGATGGCGCAGCACGTCGCGGACACGATCGCCTTCATCGAGCAGGTCAAACCCGGCCCGGTCGACCTGATGGGCCATTCGCGCGGCGGCCACATCGCGTTCCGCGTCGCGCAAGCGCGGCCTGACCTGCTGCGCAAGCTGGTGCTGGCCGAGCCGGGCGGTGATCTCGACGCGAGCCTGCCGGTGCCTGACGGTACGCCGGCGCATCCGCCGCTCGCTGCGAAGACGATACGCTCGGTCGAGATGATCCGCGCCGGCGATCTCGACGGCGCACTGCAGAATTTCTACGAGGGCATCGAAGGCGACGGCTCCTGGCGGCGCGTGCCGGCGGCGGCGAAGCAACAGCTGCGCGACAACACGCTCACCTTCCTCGGCCAGATCAACGAGCAGCGCCGGCCCTACACGCTCGCGGATGCGCAGGCGATCAGGACGCCGACGCTGCTGATCGGCGGCGGTGCGACCACCGGCAGCCTCTCGGTGATGTGGCGCGTGCTGGCCGCGCACATCGCCGGCAGCAAGACGGCGGTGATCGAGAATGCCGGCCACTGGATGTTCGAGCAGGCGCCGCTTGAGTTCGGTGAGGTGGTGAACAGGTTCCTGGCGGAGTAG
- a CDS encoding alpha/beta fold hydrolase, whose protein sequence is MQSLHVNGYDMPYLDVGEDRGRPPLVCVHGSLNDFRVWGCVLEPLTQRHRVIAVSLRHFFPDRWDGVGDTYSIAQHVQDVIAFIEKLDVGPVDLMGHSRGGHICFRVAQARPDLLRRLVLAEPGGELDASLDPDYVGGPSPLLARFTASAEKIAAGDVDGGLAVFVDTLEGAGTWPRLPAMVKQNLRDNAYTLIGQVRDNRPPFSKGDAESIRMPTLFILGARTKGLLPKVLHALAAHVPYSKMAIIPNATHPMFEQAPQKYSELVLDFLAS, encoded by the coding sequence ATGCAAAGCCTCCACGTCAACGGATACGACATGCCCTATCTCGACGTGGGCGAAGACCGGGGCCGGCCGCCGCTGGTCTGCGTGCATGGTTCGCTCAATGACTTCCGCGTCTGGGGCTGTGTGCTCGAGCCGCTGACGCAGCGGCATCGGGTGATCGCCGTCAGCTTGCGGCATTTCTTCCCCGACCGCTGGGACGGCGTCGGCGACACCTATTCGATCGCCCAGCATGTCCAGGACGTCATCGCCTTCATCGAGAAGCTCGACGTCGGCCCGGTCGATTTGATGGGCCATTCCCGCGGCGGACACATCTGCTTTCGCGTGGCACAGGCGCGCCCTGACCTGTTGCGGCGGCTGGTCCTGGCCGAACCCGGCGGCGAGCTCGATGCGAGCCTCGATCCCGATTACGTCGGTGGCCCCTCGCCGCTGTTGGCGCGGTTCACGGCCTCGGCCGAGAAGATCGCGGCCGGCGATGTCGACGGTGGCCTTGCCGTCTTTGTGGACACGCTGGAGGGCGCCGGCACCTGGCCGCGGCTTCCTGCGATGGTGAAGCAGAATCTGCGCGACAACGCCTATACCCTGATCGGCCAGGTCCGCGACAACCGGCCGCCGTTCTCGAAGGGGGATGCGGAATCGATCAGGATGCCGACGCTGTTCATCCTGGGCGCACGGACCAAGGGCCTGCTGCCGAAGGTGCTGCATGCGCTGGCCGCGCACGTGCCCTATTCCAAGATGGCGATCATCCCGAACGCGACCCATCCGATGTTCGAGCAGGCGCCGCAAAAATACTCCGAACTGGTTCTGGATTTCCTGGCGAGCTGA